A window of Belonocnema kinseyi isolate 2016_QV_RU_SX_M_011 chromosome 10, B_treatae_v1, whole genome shotgun sequence genomic DNA:
GTTCTGATAGACAGTGTAGAGCAAATTACCTATAAAGAATTGTCTTCTTTTGGCAACATCAGGCAAACCAGCCTTATGTCGGTATGGAGTTATGTGTTCGTGTTTAggcaaattttaatataaagtggACAAAGGCATTTAATGCACGTTCGAGCTTCAAATTTAAAACGTAAATCAAATCATCATATACTAACCAACCGTAGTCGAAGTGGGGTTAGAttagacttttaaccaaaatgatccGAGTGGATGTAGGTAAACAGTCCTTATTCCTATACAGTTGTTGTAGAATACTGTAGGTTTTCCTCGTCATGCTCTCTACCTGTTCCTTCCAGGACAAGGTACGGTTAAGGACATATCATAGATCTCTAAGAGAAAGGGATAATGGGACTCTCAATACAAAGTGGCGGAAATGATGCCAGAGTTTCAAGCGACGGAGATGAAGTAGGTCCGACATCAATTGCCTGCGTTTTTCCCGGGTTGAGAGTGAGTCCATTCTTCCAATCCCAGAGGATAACGTGATCAATATCCTCCTGGACTAGAACAAGTAATCTACTTAGAGAATGAACCAGTCCCGATAAGTAAATTTAGAAATCGTCAGCATATTTGTGGCAGCTACAATGTTGAAGTTCACTTTCAAGGTCAGAAGTGAACAAACTGAAGAGAAGGGGTGCCAGAATGGAAACCTGAAGAACCCCACTGTTGACCTCTCACCAGTGAGAAATCCCACCACTACTATGAATAATTCTGTGCGACCTATTATTAAAATAAGATTGGAAACATTTGATGACAGAACATGAcacgttaaaagattttaatttttgtacgaGTCACTTATGATTAACCatatcaaaagccttcgaaaaatCAAACAGGACAACAATCATGATCTCTTTATTATCCATTGCTAATTTAAGATCCGTCGTTACTTTAATGGAAAACGTAGGAGTGCTATGCTTTGCCCGAAAACCCGATTGCATCGAATCAATGCGCCTCGATGTTTCGAGAAATTTGGAAAGTTGCAGGTggacaattttttcaagtggCTTAGATAGTGcacataaaatagaaattggCCGGAAGTCTTTCGGGGAAGTAGGTTTAGAAACTTTGGGAACTGGGCAAATAACTGccttttttcagatatctgagaAGATACCGACTTGTAGGGACGCATTATAAATATGCAAAAGAAAAGGAAAGATAATTCGAAAGgcaagtttaatcattttgattgatatttcatCAGATCCTATGGCGTTCAAtttgatttaaagtattttttccaaaagtattTCCGATGTGATGTCATCGAAAAAGAAgtcagaatcattaaattttgaattaataggGGTAGTGGAAAATGATGATGACAAGTCTAGAACTGGGAAcgtaaaaaaagtctttaaaatgtcATTAGGCGTAAAATTACTATCTATAGATTCATGCTTGGGCTGGATTAGGTCTAAGCGCCTAAGCAGATGCCaaatatcctcttttttgtctCTATGTGCAATCTCGTTATATTTGTATAGATTAAACGCATCTCTAATCTTAGTTTGAACTAAGTTTCTAAGTTTACCAAATGAAGCTATTATTatacttctttttgttctttttgtaaGTCGGCGCTTGCCATCACGTTCCTTTACcagattttaaatttcagatgtgGTTTAGGGGGCAgctttatttaagtttttaggaACGTGTAGCggtgaaaatttgttgaatgctGAGACTAAATAATTAGTCAGagcgtcaattttattatttatatctgtatctagtaatattttttccaaatcatACGTCATTGGGTGTTCATGGAATGTATATTCACCAATATTAGAGAGATTCCGCACCATCCTTTGGGTTGGTATGGAATTTAAATCATAGGAAAATGTAAAGATAATGTTAATCAAGTCGTGGTTAGAGAGATAAGGGATAGCATGTTGTTCGTGAGAGACAAACTTATCAATACCGTCTACAATCATTATGTCAAAACGATTACTGGAACGGTCAGTATAGTGAGTGAAATCGTGAGGTACAGTCGAGAGCCCCAAAGACTACACCAAAGATGTAAGCTATTTAGTATGATTGGAAGTAAGATTTAAGTTAGTGTTAAAATCTCCAGCAAGGATAATGCTGTTTAGGTTAGGAATGAGTGGAAAAATTACCGATTTAAGCTCTGTATAATAGGAGGAAACAGGTGGTTTATAAATTACTCCCACTAAAACACTATCAGGAGTTGACTTAACTTCAATAAAGAGAAATTCGATCGTGGGATAAGTAGCTATTGGACTCACTTCAACCACAGTCCCACTCAAACTGTTATGCAGAAAAAGACAAACTCCACCATCCCTTCTCTCGCCTCTGTCTCTTCGAAAGAGCGAATAGTTGTCAGTTGCAACGAGGCTAGAAGATATATTTGGAGTTAATCGGGACTCAGAAACAGCTAATATAGGGTTGGAACATGtactgaaaaaatgttgaaattctagAACATGTGCCAAGAGAGACTGGGCGTTTGGCAAATGCTTAAGGTATCCATTGATATATTAAGAGAAACATTACAATGTGAATACGATACACAAAAGTAGTCAATTTTTAGAGTTAACGCAAGGCTGAATTAGCAAACCTAATCCATCTGGAcccttttaagttttttaaagctcttattTGCAATGCCAACATTAGCACAGGTCAAGTGGATGAGATTGTCATACTTTACACATGCTAGAACGTTAGGATCACCCCCAGCAATTACTACATTGCGCTCCGGAAACGCTCCCATGTTAACGTGAATAAAACTTAATCAAAATGACACTTCTGAAAAGTTTACACAGATTAGCAACAATTAAAGGAGTTAACGCAAAGTTAAAGGTCAGAAACAAACCGGCCACAAGCACTTTTACAACATACCaatttgaagcacaaaaaaaaCTGAGTCACTCAAGGAATCATAATCGATCGAAATTggtggaataaaaaaattcaaattaaaaaagggtATTCCTTTTGAGTCATACTAAagagttattatttaaacaaaatgttttttgataattgatCTACACGTGTTCTTTAAAGATTATTTCGTTTTAAGACTTCGGCTTCTATTCTTCCGAAAGATTAATTAGAATTTGATTATTTGCAACAGTCctcgatgttttttttttaatttaattatttcaagtttgcttaaattttaattaaaattagttaagcGTAgctcaaatatttgtgaaataccTAGGCGCTTCGCTAtgggtgaaaaaattaattgcttcaggAATTGAAAGGAAAAGGACaatctgaaataaaatataaaatttgtacaccaaaaaagtaaataaattagcTCACAAAATTCTATTCCACTAAAAACAGCcactcacaaaataaaaaaacacgaatgATAATACATCTTAACAGAATCCCATATATACTTAAGCTTATCATCTTCATCTAAATTTGGTACACATATCTTTATGCAGCAAATATCTTTTGTAGATATGAGTTTAATCATTATGACTATTTTTAGGGCAACTTTTCGCTGCAAATAAGGATATTCTATGGAATTAAACTTCAAAACGCTTTTGCCTTTAAATAAACACTTAGACATGTAATTAAGTACccattaaataattacttaacagactttttttttattctaattttttaaatctaaactaaaaaaatcttcccgctgcgcgtgcacattcttatcgcgcgcTGCGTGCGTCTGGGCGCTACTGatggttctcacgcttcgcgcttgataagtGTACCTCGTGCTACGCACTCGGTCTTggttaatcaattaaattattgttatgcTCACACATCAAACGAAGatgtagatataactttgtcaaaccTCCTTCGAGTTTGAGGAATACGTTCTCGTaatgaaactcgcgcttcgcgctcgatattatTTAAGTTgagtttaaattttagaaaatcgacaTGTTACATTATACTTCTTACTCagctaaaaaattgtaaaacaaagcagtaatgaaaatatattttcatgaatattttaattttattattgattgttTCGAAGAGAAATACAGGTATAAACAAACTATGGGTGCCACTGAAAAATGGCAAAGAACAATTTTGTAGGCTTATTCGAGACGAGAAATTTACTGTTGCCTATTTCACCGTCATTTTCGTTGTTTGGCTgtcattcgaattttcaatttttctatgagATTTgctatatttaaaatagaaactatAGTTGCTATGGAAAAACAGTACACAgcaattttatagaacttttgaaaacaaataattttgataatttgtccttttactgcatcttgcatagtttcgtggaaaagttgaattattatatttttcaattcgattTTCCGTgtctaaaactataaatattggCAGTAGAAGGCTGGTAAATGAAGTTGACCTGTATTTTTGGACCACATACCAGTGTGcgaaaggaaattaaaattaaaaattccttcgaaagttatcgtatcGTCAGACTATGGGCAGACAGATAGACTTACAGACAGACATTTtcataaaacctattttttctgaCTTAGTGGGTTTCAAAACGTCGAGAATTGAAGAAAAATCGATAGAGTAAAACTCACACAAAACCAAGACATTCCATCTAtattatgaaaatgtaaaaatatttttcttttgagttATGTTCAAAAACCATAATTTACCTATTGTTGTAtaccttttcaacttgataattGATTTGTATGTTATCATTACTCCTTcactattattttttgaaaatttatttttaaaaaatcgttcagGGAATAAGAAgcacaacaaaatatgaaataaaataaaaaaattaaagccaatATGTAACAAAATTATCTTACGAATTCTATTCCATTATCTGGAATGCAGATACtcgataaacaaaataaaaacaaatgagtAACTGATTCTGCTTTTAAAATGACTGTCATAAACCGAAGCTTATCATGTAAATTTATCagcataatatatttttactattattattaatcagtcaaattttcaaatactttacacAAAGATATTATAGAGCTAAAATCAAAATGTTGGTAGTCTGAAAAGAGAGCTAATTAAATAGGAACAATTTTGAGAGAGGTTTTAAAATGCATACATAAAATCCATTTtgaagtttaattcaaaattctgaatattaaaaaggcataataaaaataaaaattagtcaatAAATAGTAgagctgattttaaatttggtatgCTTTTATAAGGTGGACATATCTGCTATAAAATGtttaatctatattttctttgctttttataGTTcttatcaagtaatttaaaatcaaaacggcacagaaataaaaaacatgttattagtgttgaaaatttttatcaaagattctcGTAGATGTCGAATAATCTTATATTATAATCTAACTTATAGTTATGTCTGCATTCAGTCGCCCCGAAAAATTGGCGCAACTGATCAAGGGTATGGACTAGTCGACTCGAAACTTCAGGACGCCTGGAcaaacttatgaaaaatatttcttactcATCCTGAATTTTTGAATGACGGGACTCTTcgtaaattttttgcaaaataaataataattaaagagaaAACAAAGAGAGTTACTAAAAAAACCtataatcgaaattttaaattcaaatctaattAATGTTAAGTCTTGCATTTGGATTTCTCTTAACGTAATTATCGTATTATGTCAAATAAAGGAAAGCAAGAATCGtggtaataattaaaattttaagaaaatcctgttttagaaaaaatgtcatctttaaAGAATCTTACTGCAATTTAAGCAGTAACTGAagctataatttaaatttatcataaatttccaaaaaatgttcttaaatctttttatcACAGGACTTTAAATAATATTCAGCATACCTGGAATAAATTTTGTCGAgacattataaataacaaatatttgatttaaaaaagctgaataaaaattttgccTTGGCAGCTTTCtgctttgttataaaatttttgaacaaatgtgAATAATATGTTGGAACTTGAAggctcttctttttttatttataatcattaaagtacttttttaatcgttacattttttcatgagaaGATCAGCAGTAGCAGGCCATTCTAATAATTAGTTATGTTAAGATTACTGATTTGACGCCAAAATGATCATTTCCGAACATGATTAAATAGGGATTTTTCGCTTATAAAGgatttcagttgaaagttgatGTGACATATTTTACTACTGTAAAGTAATAAAAGTGATTTAGTGATTTAAATCCACAAATTGGTGGAATTTATGAACTGTAAGAAATTATCTAAAAGGTTAGGTAAGCTTTTTCGTAAAAAGATCTGTTTCCACATTTATTTTGTATGAGACGTATAAAAGAATGTTGACATTTTAGTGGGATCTTGCATAGCTTTCCCTATGACTCATCTCATCACCTAGTGACATTTCTTTGTTCTTCTGCATAACTGaacgttaaaaaagtaattaacacAATTTcatgttgtttatttaaatacatttaatgtaaataaaaatgacACACATGATATAATAGACTCTCAGTCAGGATATTCTGCCCAATCTGCCATGATCATATCGAAAGCATTCTCAGCAATCATGATTGTCGGTGCGTTTATGCATCCTCTTGGAACATGAGGCATTATAGATGCATCAATAACTCGAAGTCGTTCAACTCCATAAACTTTCAATCTAGGATTCACAACAGCTTCTGGATCTCCTTTAGGTCCCATTTTGCAAGTGCCTACTTGATTATACATACTTGCGGTATTGTTTCTCATCAAACAAATCCAATAGGCGTCGGTGTTAAAAGTCAAATGATTGCAAGGTGTTTGAGCAGAATTAATTAACGTGTACTCATTCTTCTCAAATGATTtggtattaaataaatttagaccTATCTGTATAATCTCCAGCATACGATTTACGTCAGAGTTATCTTTAAAATATCCAGGATAAATTAGAGGTTGCCCCCAGACAGGATCCTCATTATTAAGTTTGATGAATCCTCTACTTTTAGGAGTAAGTAAAATAGGAAGCATCAGGATTGTGTTGTAGTAGGATTCAACTCTAGGAGAATTCAAATTTATAGAGTCCAAGcctgagaataaaaaattagcaTCTGGTGCATCTTTACTTCCTGCATACTTTGTTCGAACAAACGAATTTACAATACTAGTTCCTGTTGATGACAATGGACCACTATGTTTTCGTAGATACTCATTTAAATCTGCCTTTTTCTGTTCGTAAGGTTTTGTTGTTATTGTTTTGTTGCTTAACCGAATATGGATTCCTTTGAAGGAGACGTGATCTTGGAAATTCTTTCCTactggtaaattttttattatttctataccTAGTTTCTGGAGATCTTGAGATGGACCTATACCAGAAAGCATCAATAACTTTGGAGAGTTTATAGTCCCGGCAGAAACAATTACTTCTTTCTTGACATGTGccactttttttgttttcaagttgtTAGCAGTAGAGGTGTACTCAACACCGATGGCAGTTTTGGTTGCTGAATCTATGATAATTTTCGTGACATAAGCCTCGGTTTCGATAAATAAATTCGGCCTTTTATATCTGATCGGTCGAATATATGCAGTGTTGGTACTTTGACGTTGGCCATCTTTTACAGTCGCTTGAGAAATCATTGCACCCAATTGTTCTTTTCCATTCACGTCCAAGACCTTATAACCCAGTTCCTGCCAGGCTTTCAGGATATTTTGCGCATTTATGTCTTTGTATGAAAATCTTTCTACTGATTGATATCCACCCGTACCATGATAGCCTGGATTATTctgtaaaatctgcaaaaattaaaaacagtgcaTTATTTATGTTCGATAGAGTGCTcagtaaaaatgataatttctgaAGGTGACAAACGCTACCAGCTAAATACGCTCAAGTGATTAAGCCctatattttataaatcaaataaaatttgaagatattattgGGCCTGGAATACAAAAATGTGTGATGTAATTAGAATTAATGGGCTGGAATAGCCTGGAAATTTTTCCGGGATCAAAATACTCGTACACAGTAGGGCATATTGAGAAAAAGTTGTGTGCGCAAATTTCTTAGAGCaagaaaaactttcttttggAAGTCAAAAACACTCTCTTAAAgtttcaaaacgaaaaatttctTCTGTCTCTACGTCGcaaaaatagctaaaaatcttaaaaaaataaagcacTTGAAATTCGAAcggcaaactatttttttagatttaaattttcaataaaacagataaaaACAAGccgattaattaaaataaaatatttgtggagtaattaataatacttaattcattatttattaataattatttattaattaactttttgCAATGTAGGTATAAATATACTTGCGTCTAACTATATTTCCTGATAATTTAAATACTGAATATGAGTTTTATTGCAAATATATTCCCATTATTGTATATCTTATATTGTCAAATAGACGATAAATTTATCGTGACCAAGAAAATAGCAAAAACTCGGCTTTACTTGTGAAGGATGTAACTTACATCATGTACTTTATCACTCAagtgattcttttttattttcaatttattgaattcaccataaaaacttttaagtttagcttgcattcttctgaattttattaGATGTTCATTCACTGCCATTTATCTACATTTAATCAAATTTCTTCGGATGTAAAACTGTGTTGCattgacttaaattatttttaattgaccctgaattctttttaatttattttagattctTATCTCTTTCATCAGAATCTACTGAATtccattgaattattttaaatttacgcaaattaattaggtattttgtgtttttagtatatttttcaacGCATTGGACATCCACCctcaattcttattaatttggCCTGCATTTTTTGCAATCTTTCAAATTTAGTGGAATTAacgtgaattctttcaaattcactcGATTCTACTCCATTCAATAGatgtttgttttgtttattttgaatgcACTGGAACTCTGCtgaattttcactaaattattatatatttactcCCATTTATTCAActcaattgaactttttttatttttgagttttcatgTAACTTTTTCATGTTCTTATACATCGAAGTCTCATGAATTCCTCTGAAGTCTTCTACATTTATTCCCATTTTAGTGAGTATTTCAgctcattaattttaatagtatTACCAATTTTCATATTCCAAGCCCTATAATACCTtcagtttttgtttgtttcataATACTAAGGACTTATTCCATAAGAGATCAAAAATACTTTCtgagtataaaattattttttaagccatTATTTGGTATATTTCCaagattgaaaagtaaaaaaattaggcTGTGGCTGTTCTGACGGTACCGCCAAAAAATATCTGCCGGCACCGGCAAAAAGTTTCCCTGTCAGTACCGGCAAAAAAGTTCTCTGCTGGTACATTATTACATAACGttattatacattattaaattttcattaaatcctTAACTACATCTTTATTAAATTGTTACATTGTTATTCTCATTGTATATaacgttatttctgtgacctTAAACAGCCTAGCGAAACTACTAACCAATTTTCGTTTAATACAATACAAATTATGGCAGAATTTTTTCTCCAAAAGGAATAGAGGGCAGTGcttgttaaatttaataattcaaacttttattgGACATCCATTATACGAATACAATAATTATAACATACTTTTTGTGTTTCATCACTTACCTCTTTATCTCTGTTGTCTTCAGACTTTTTGAAATATGGTAGAACATCTTTATAGCTCCAGCCAGGGTTACCTGATTTACCCCAATCATCGTAATCTTCAGCATTCCCTCTTGCGTACAACATTCCGTTTAATTCAGCAGTACCACCCATTACCtacaaattcagaaatttatatttgtaaatttgttgtCTTTCTGATATGTTGTAATATTTATctttgataaaagtttaaaatatttagtacctTTCCACTAGGAATGTTACAACCTTTAGTTGCCAGACACGAAGTATTTTCAGgttgggtttgaaaattccaatccACATTAGTATTTtgtgttaaagaaaaaaatgctggTACTTCGGTAATATTGGGTGTCTCTATTCCTGCTTCTAATAAAAGTACCTAAgaacattcgattttttaatataagtgtttatattttaccaatttttaaacacaGAGTTTTTCAGTACAAAATCTTCTATTAAACCAATAAGAGTAtacttttaagggattttcatgaAGAAATGGTTATTTGGGCCATCTACTTCGTCTGTGAGACATAGTAGTGCTAGTTTATTAGTTGCcataacaattttattagttaCAGTGGTTATTCAAATAGTACCAGCAACCAATAAACTGTGAtctgtattattttaattattttttgctgaaaaaactaTCTAATCACTTTGAATatcacttgatactacatgatGTAATAGATAAGTGACAAACATTTGtttcatctttaaaaatgttataattccaacatgttattaaaatattttaataggaattttaataattttgactttagtatagttttaaaataacgtttatttttacgcagaaataatcatattttttataccgCAGGTAGTTGAAAGAAAAAATCTAAGCTTTTATTAGACGAAAAAAACAACTGTAAACTTCCCTAATCTCTTTCagaaatgaattcaaaataaaaatttcctgtttcagcTCAGAAAAAACCTGGATACAAAAAGTTTCTCTCTTCTAATtgaatacagtttttaaaaataagaaatttcgcttttgcgattgaaaacaaaattaagattaaaacATTCCTATTTTAGGTGGGAAAATTATAtgcagtaataaatattatatatatttcttcCTACATGtattaactatatattttttttgcctgGGATATtctcattaatttaaaaagtttaacatttgtaATCATATAATTTTCATGGTTtccgaattattaaaatttgaatattaacattttattattcaattatttaaaaccggtaattaatattcattattgtATATTcacatatcatttttttaaagtgattttaaaaaattccaaactcaATTTATCTCgattaaaatatgtataaatcaaaatgttaaaaatgaaaacatgccctcttccaattcagaaaggaattaaataccaaaattttctctttcataataagaaaaattttggaaatgcagATTCTGtctttttgcaaataattacaaatataaatcaaaatGCTCAAGACAAAAGAAAATCCCTTTTACAATTAGTTGCCTTATTCAATTCAgacaaaattgaaaacaaaacttttcaaactcaaagtaatttcaaacgaaactcattaaaaattacataattttatgtCATATTAAATAAGTGAGATTTAAAGTAATTGGAAAGgttattctactaaatattttttaaatcattacatGAACAAAAGGTAGATAAATATatgaatatgtaatttttaatttaatttcataagtTTTACTTTAGAAGAGCTCTGATGCTTTGATTTTGTAGTTAAGCAGTTTATCCTgaacgcaaaaaaaaatcaaaatcgtaattgctattatttaaaataaacttttatttgtaatattgataaatttcctattttgcgtttttaattctttatatttttaggatTAGAGAGTTCAAATTCGGGAAGGTTCCCTATACACTCAAAAGAAGTTTCTTTCTTccagacaatttaaattttctttgctgcaaagaaatttcttttaggTCCAAGAAATTCGTTTAGTTCAAAGAAATGATTCCTTTTTCCAATATT
This region includes:
- the LOC117181151 gene encoding glucose dehydrogenase [FAD, quinone]-like produces the protein MSWIPPNLAELCATSSTASNCQTSAIIFLKLIFHTFISSKPKVYLPKNLPEKYDFIIVGAGSAGCVLANRLTKWKPWNVLLLEAGIETPNITEVPAFFSLTQNTNVDWNFQTQPENTSCLATKGCNIPSGKVMGGTAELNGMLYARGNAEDYDDWGKSGNPGWSYKDVLPYFKKSEDNRDKEILQNNPGYHGTGGYQSVERFSYKDINAQNILKAWQELGYKVLDVNGKEQLGAMISQATVKDGQRQSTNTAYIRPIRYKRPNLFIETEAYVTKIIIDSATKTAIGVEYTSTANNLKTKKVAHVKKEVIVSAGTINSPKLLMLSGIGPSQDLQKLGIEIIKNLPVGKNFQDHVSFKGIHIRLSNKTITTKPYEQKKADLNEYLRKHSGPLSSTGTSIVNSFVRTKYAGSKDAPDANFLFSGLDSINLNSPRVESYYNTILMLPILLTPKSRGFIKLNNEDPVWGQPLIYPGYFKDNSDVNRMLEIIQIGLNLFNTKSFEKNEYTLINSAQTPCNHLTFNTDAYWICLMRNNTASMYNQVGTCKMGPKGDPEAVVNPRLKVYGVERLRVIDASIMPHVPRGCINAPTIMIAENAFDMIMADWAEYPD